One window of the Zea mays cultivar B73 chromosome 3, Zm-B73-REFERENCE-NAM-5.0, whole genome shotgun sequence genome contains the following:
- the LOC100272910 gene encoding Alpha-1,3-arabinosyltransferase XAT3-like, which translates to MGGDPGKVIRNVKGAAQKYLGVGFLLGFFLVLLTYFTVSEQFAITAPNAVRRTSPGHAHTTRSPITSAVEEKRQQPPAIEEKPPKPEVAPEEKPPKEEKPPRVDVEGPHAETDEDQKKPVPDDDGRSSGISGGDGVATESAPAKKPACDIQGPWASDVCDIDGDVRIHGSAGTVLIAPSIESGGNPNPQEWRVRPYSRKHQGGIKEVTVRELASSADAPACDVRSPVPAMVLAMGGLTGNYWHDFSDIMIPLYLQAARFEGEVQLVVENIQPWYVGKYRAILRRLSRHDIVDMDRDDRVRCFPGAVVGIRMHKEFSIDPAREPLGHSMPEFTAFLRETYSLPRAAPARLAGADGEEDERARPRMMVISRRHPRKLVNLDAVVALARRVGFEVVIGDPPFNVDVGEFAKEVNAVDVLVGVHGAGLTNSLFLPTGAVFIQINPYGKMEHIGEVDFGIPAVDMGLKYIAYSAGVEETTLVDTLGRDHPAVKDPESIHRSGWGKVAEYYLGKQDVRLDLQRFEPVLRKAMQLLRE; encoded by the exons aTGGGCGGCGACCCGGGGAAGGTCATCAGGAACGTGAAGGGCGCCGCGCAGAAGTACCTCGGCGTTGGCTTCCTGCTCGGCTTCTTCCTCGTGCTCCTCACCTACTTCACCGTCTCCGAGCAGTTCGCGATCACGGCGCCCAACG CTGTTCGGAGGACATCGCCGGGCCACGCGCACACCACGAGGTCGCCGATCACCTCGGCCGTCGAAGAGAAGAGGCAGCAGCCTCCTGCCATAG AGGAGAAGCCACCCAAGCCAGAGGTTGCACCGGAGGAGAAGCCTCCGAAGGAAGAGAAGCCGCCACGCGTTGATGTTGAAGGGCCCCATGCTGAAACAGATGAGGACCAGAAGAAGCCTGTCCCTG ACGATGATGGTAGGAGCAGTGGTATCAGCGGCGGCGATGGCGTCGCCACGGAGAGTGCTCCGGCCAAGAAGCCGGCGTGCGACATCCAGGGCCCGTGGGCGTCCGACGTGTGCGACATCGACGGCGACGTGCGGATCCACGGGTCGGCGGGCACCGTGCTGATCGCGCCGTCCATCGAGAGCGGCGGCAACCCGAACCCGCAGGAGTGGCGCGTCCGCCCCTACTCCCGGAAGCACCAGGGCGGGATCAAGGAGGTGACGGTGCGCGAGCTGGCGTCCAGCGCCGACGCGCCGGCGTGCGACGTGCGGTCCCCCGTGCCGGCGATGGTGCTGGCCATGGGCGGACTGACTGGCAACTACTGGCACGACTTCAGCGACATCATGATCCCGCTCTACCTCCAGGCGGCGCGGTTCGAGGGCGAGGTGCAGCTGGTGGTGGAGAACATCCAGCCGTGGTACGTGGGCAAGTACCGGGCCATCCTGCGGCGGCTGTCGCGGCACGACATCGTGGACATGGACCGGGACGACCGCGTGCGCTGCTTCCCGGGCGCGGTGGTGGGCATCCGCATGCACAAGGAGTTCAGCATCGACCCGGCGCGGGAGCCGCTGGGCCACTCCATGCCGGAGTTCACCGCGTTCCTCCGCGAGACCTACTCGCTCCCGCGGGCCGCGCCGGCGAGGCTGGCGGGCGCCGACGGCGAGGAGGACGAGCGGGCGCGGCCCCGCATGATGGTCATCTCGCGCCGCCACCCGCGGAAGCTGGTGAACTTGGACGCCGTGGTGGCTCTGGCGCGGCGCGTCGGGTTCGAGGTCGTCATCGGGGACCCGCCCTTCAACGTCGACGTCGGGGAGTTCGCCAAGGAGGTGAACGCCGTGGACGTGCTGGTGGGCGTGCACGGCGCCGGGCTCACCAACTCGCTGTTCCTCCCCACGGGCGCCGTGTTCATCCAGATCAACCCGTACGGCAAGATGGAGCACATCGGGGAGGTGGACTTCGGCATCCCCGCCGTGGACATGGGGCTCAAGTACATCGCCTACTCCGCCGGCGTCGAGGAGACCACCCTGGTGGACACGCTGGGGCGCGACCACCCGGCCGTCAAGGACCCGGAGTCCATCCACCGGAGTGGGTGGGGGAAGGTGGCCGAGTACTACCTCGGCAAGCAGGACGTCCGGCTCGACCTCCAGCGGTTCGAGCCCGTGCTCCGCAAGGCCATGCAGCTCCTCAGGGAGTAG